A region of Ictalurus furcatus strain D&B chromosome 1, Billie_1.0, whole genome shotgun sequence DNA encodes the following proteins:
- the LOC128606356 gene encoding uncharacterized protein LOC128606356 isoform X2, translated as MEFASQSVSDLFLAKENMSLALTQMAPAETALDHTVQDITAQIIGLGEGKLDLYVPSEAIIEPISPAEDVPEDSALAASTYEAAEDEMTSYPVQSNHSSDPGVPNEMIAVSSSVSDSNPSDACEVSLGDLASNPTAPGETGISKEDTSVRKFIPPKKDRMDPLKMDMSKPTVIPLTSSQLSLQCLECHIIFSDDKSKQRHLKMNHPTEYEQCMLGDALFACYVCDRHFTCSTELMAHQRAHTEKQPFKCPICGDAFSRSSELTSHKKVHYSKQGYTCSDCSKLFKTLTLLKYHQRVHTGERPYVCIHKECGKRFTMPKALQKHLDAHEKEATEGLENLTNATSKTKKKRSKCTSSRKYACSQCNESFKTAKSQLHHIKAKHSQCSTITPSNSAVAAGSPCVTTLTEVVQLPLPHVEAFGQAAQQIGPLGVEQIKRLIEKMGNVQKVNQLVILGIDQLPLQAQSAGMQQPQSLIQPLHFDFTQPTVQQTELQQAGDKKGHEGTAPTGTEQDTLLESLEVEVAVEQKKSAAHVETTISAACPEKQATVIESDMTGEQVNEVQYEFLPEITEKDISPPQLEASHQHMLITEEQHIQDAVDVKTSETVNDSSLTYLTDFESRVTSEKELVIKPTDITVQEKTNTDTEPSQKDFEAAGSSIEPETQTEQGNVVNPDMTNTHADPLNQKASEALGSLVESEPQTVQGNPDKPDETIANAESRCQKATEATDSLEEAQPKAEQNNPNLQRSQEIEAQLDQEHLKEILSSEDSILQMNKPSLGNVQRNQERSPLEQAPCSESSVQQSRVEPEDQTLLEEEKHYIKKVLPIKKKSSKKRVIRKSQYLEVQDEVAKSTLPITPNQKISTVSKTPKKQEKATKHFGPKQNKKKYSKPKLLHISKNSLYKDQQDIDPGNVPVLSHSEIEKLKQKHKKGKKAEKSSGLIQALNLPCEKKVMKVSEQAHRGKPQKRKFENQRDLVKKGKSTQETQQDETPVPKKKKSGKISEAASQKKAKSNITVNKVNKKSHKITKQREKDKNVSETPIMDQIKQQALLLLKGHKQPQLKVHKLDAKTTGLDHQLISKCQTKEIYGHETTEPEKEGIQNKSLQTPRQKKKKAKTVGKKSKVDTKQSSHLQTSPINSDFPSGAKQKVVRKRKAPAKIDQEIALSPPYSRLIIGCHDCGKSFSEVSALQEHMASMHSENGALQSIVPCDVSEMPTVSLRPNEIMLTNSVHSSSFEIHVPTDWDVESEMREIGLGDEQRNEHRLSFPALSPSPSFPITITFVEGEGKLDDTPNQEPPLGYKKSIGKNSACHVETNETKVVEQENIDVHSLPPDSLSGPQESMALKEALPSNVSLVMVEDQNYGDSHVSTKLSSLSQSNSHKVSDPQAGEASHNTVSHSPSFVQTQLPTTYNAGSRLTEQSEIKQEADEISIQTVTSRPNTSMTRGKRGRGSKGRGKRQLGKRRSAENRRTEEMVANEEDCQVVFELYSLTGNSEEKNEDVLKDRKAINATATSMHSVLKESSEVQEVYVLPQPVTASASEMMTSENGSLTQKSGEDEKNSSFSSSLRKGRISVHRQSGMRGQGNLQSDSGLTSAGTSTDVKIEASPSVLTAQDVQANDGDFLQGVQMILVKAEDQPISNDPHIVQEAQHMQINHNACLEKHLDHSTIGISSGSPTVGQSTAKQCIFYPVKEEEGEMVEPQVNIQGTSSSEVLEERTGPWGAPGLEECEVRIGCPQMEMHPNLYSSTEEGNVGTEQQSTEDILEFLSQTSDMEDLVSDPSDPEAETHIMSCYNGIYANGAVQQCEMSSTEQHAKPSKNTGCPEADDKQEGSKEHCEPIDYFIQYFSWNIWKDIATCTGQVSKLPKPVTEKEVAQFVGIHIAMGTLKFPSMKLYWDDFTRVPLIADTMSAAMFSELASNLRLASLKGDGPNWNGQDAHKDQDANNCTEILVSKKDPLWKVQAIVNRVREGCQTLKRNGNCGVDQYLLPFQRHPTHSLHHTVMINASGLVMDFSLRVSDCNREEIVEKMVSQEKSDDQGMVFLCKPELSTPSMLEHLLEAGVRSAGKVGGARGQIGDEFVTSDGKLKLFRCHHGFILSAVTKDKSRSTSLVSGFEKAIKAANLNRDLRSLYRTPCTSPSPSAWPQSVLWDLIDLALVNSWLQYKQDQNHLSELLSLMAFRLEVSKALIQSNNIAVQDSSPPQYLPPPIQPGSNASTGRSDVFETPLPDAATRYDGLGHWPEQLSEGEEARCRFGGCEQMSRVRCLKCCVFLCISRNHNCFLKFHSQGTT; from the exons ATGGAGTTtgccagtcagtcagtcagtgatcTGTTTCTTGCTAAAGAAAATATGTCTCTAGCTTTAACGCAGATGGCTCCTGCAGAAACAGCATTAGATCACACAGTACAGGACATCACAGCACAGATCATTGGCCTGGGAGAGGGGAAACTGGACCTTTATGTCCCATCAGAAGCAATAATTGAACCGATATCCCCAGCGGAGGACGTGCCAGAAGACAGTGCACTTGCAGCTTCAACGTATGAAGCTGCTGAAGATGAAATGACAAGTTATCCGGTTCAGTCAAATCATTCTTCAGATCCAGGTGTGCCAAATGAGATGATCGCAGTCAGCAGTTCGGTATCAGACTCAAATCCCAGTGACGCGTGTGAAGTGTCCCTTGGAGACTTGGCATCTAACCCTACAGCTCCTGGAGAGACAGGAATCTCTAAAGAGGATACAAGTGTCAGAAAGTTCATCCCACCAAAGAAGGACAGAATGGACCCACTAAAAATGGACATGTCCAAGCCTACAGTGATCCCCCTCACCT CATCTCAGCTCTCACTGCAATGTCTGGAGTGCCACATTATCTTCAGTGACGACAAGAGCAAGCAACGTCATCTCAAAATGAACCACCCTACTGAGTATGAGCAGTGCATGCTTGGAGATGCGCTGTTTGCGTGCTATGTGTGTGATCGTCATTTTACCTGCTCTACAGAGCTCATGGCACACCAGCGCGCTCACACAGAGAAGCAGCCCTTCAAGTGCCCCATTTGTGGAGATGCCTTCAGCCGATCGTCTGAGCTTACAAGCCATAAGAAGGTACACTATAGCAAGCAAGGTTATACCTGCTCAGACTGCAGCAAGCTCTTCAAAACCCTTACACTGCTTAAGTACCACCAGCGTGTACACACTGGGGAAAGGCCATATGTTTGCATACATAAAGAGTGTGGCAAGAGATTTACCATGCCCAAAGCTCTCCAGAAGCACCTGGATGCACATGAAAAGGAGGCAACAGAAGGTTTAGAAAACTTGACAAACGCCACaagcaaaacaaagaaaaagaggagCAAGT GTACATCCTCTAGGAAATATGCATGCTCACAATGTAATGAATCTTTCAAGACAGCCAAATCACAGCTGCACCACATTAAGGCAAAGCACTCACAGTGCTCAACCATTACACCATCCAACAGTGCTGTGGCAGCAGGAAGCCCATGTGTTACAACTCTGACTGAAGTAGTTCAACTGCCTCTACCACACGTGGAAGCGTTTGGACAGGCAGCCCAGCAAATAGGCCCACTTGGAGTTGAACAGATTAAAAGACTAATAGAGAAAATGGGAAATGTCCAAAAAGTAAATCAGCTGGTCATTCTTGGAATTGATCAGTTACCTTTGCAGGCACAAAGCGCTGGTATGCAACAGCCACAGAGCCTTATACAACCGTTGCACTTTGATTTCACACAGCCAACAGTTCAACAAACTGAACTTCAGCAGGCAGGGGACAAGAAAGGACACGAAGGAACAGCACCAACTGGAACTGAGCAAGACACATTATTAGAATCTTTAGAGGTTGAGGTTGCTGTTGAACAAAAGAAATCTGCGGCCCACGTTGAGACAACTATTTCTGCAGCATGTCCAGAGAAACAGGCGACAGTTATTGAATCAGACATGACAGGAGAACAGGTAAATGAGGTTCAGTATGAATTTCTTCCTGAAATTACTGAAAAGGACATTTCACCTCCTCAGTTGGAGGCCAGTCATCAGCATATGCTTATAAcagaggagcagcacattcaaGATGCAGTAGATGTCAAAACTTCAGAAACAGTGAACGATTCATCTTTGACTTATTTAACTGATTTTGAGAGTAGAGTAACAAGCGAGAAGGAACTTGTGATCAAGCCAACAGACATCACAGTGCAGGAGAAGACAAACACAGATACAGAGCCAAGTCAAAAGGACTTTGAAGCTGCAGGTTCATCAATAGAACCCGAGACCCAAACTGAGCAGGGGAACGTAGTTAACCCTGATATGACCAACACACATGCAGATCCTCTAAATCAAAAGGCTTCCGAGGCACTAGGTTCATTAGTAGAATCTGAGCCACAAACTGTGCAGGGGAATCCAGATAAACCTGATGAGACCATTGCCAATGCAGAGTCCCGATGTCAAAAGGCAACGGAGGCAACAGATTCATTAGAAGAAGCTCAGCCAAAAGCTGAGCAGAATAATCCTAACCTTCAGAGGAGTCAAGAGATTGAAGCTCAGTTAGACCAAGAGCATTTAAAGGAAATTCTCTCATCAGAGGATTCAATATTACAGATGAATAAACCCTCTCTTGGCAATGTACAACGCAATCAAGAAAGGTCTCCCTTGGAGCAGGCACCCTGTAGTGAGTCCAGTGTACAGCAAAGCAGAGTGGAACCAGAAGACCAGACTCttttggaagaagaaaaacattacattaagaAGGTACTGCcaataaagaagaaaagttCTAAAAAGCGGGTGATCCGTAAGTCTCAGTACTTGGAAGTTCAGGATGAAGTTGCAAAAAGTACATTACCCATAACACCTAATCAGAAAATTAGCACTGTATCAaagacaccaaaaaaacaagagaaggcaacaaaacattttggacctaaacaaaataagaaaaaatattcaaaGCCAAAACTGTTACATATATCCAAAAACAGTCTATATAAAGATCAGCAAGACATTGATCCAGGAAATGTGCCTGTTTTGTCGCACAGTGAGATTGAAAAGTtgaaacagaaacataaaaaagGGAAGAAAGCTGAAAAGTCTTCTGGGCTCATCCAGGCCCTTAATCTCCCCtgtgaaaaaaaagtaatgaagGTGTCGGAACAAGCACATCGAGGGAAACCTCAGAAAAGAAAGTTTGAAAACCAGAGAGATTTGGTAAAGAAAGGGAAGTCTACCCAGGAGACCCAGCAAGATGAAACCCCTGTGCCAAAGAAGAAAAAGTCAGGCAAAATTTCTGAGGCAGCTTCCCAAAAGAAAGCAAAGAGCAACATCACAGtgaataaagtaaataagaaaAGCCACAAGATCACAAAACAAAGGGAGAAAGATAAAAATGTATCAGAGACCCCAATCATGGATCAAATAAAGCAACAGGCCTTGCTTTTGCTGAAAGGTCATAAGCAACCACAGCTGAAGGTTCATAAGTTGGATGCTAAGACCACAGGATTAGACCACCAACTAATAAGTAAATGTCAAACCAAAGAAATTTATGGTCATGAGACTACAGAGCCAGAAAAGGAAGGGATACAAAATAAATCACTGCAAACACCcaggcaaaagaaaaaaaaagcaaaaacagtcGGAAAGAAATCCAAAGTAGATACAAAGCAATCTTCTCATTTGCAAACATCTCCTATTAACAGTGACTTCCCTTCTGGTGCAAAACAAAAAGTTGTGAGGAAGCGTAAAGCCCCTGCAAAAATAGATCAGGAAATTGCATTAAGCCCTCCATATTCTCGGCTCATAATTGGCTGCCATGACTGTGGGAAGAGCTTTTCGGAGGTGTCTGCCTTGCAAGAGCACATGGCATCCATGCACTCTGAAAATGGAGCCCTCCAGTctattgtaccctgtgatgttTCTGAAATGCCCACAGTTAGCCTGCGGCCAAATGAAATAATGCTCACAAATTCAGTCCACTCGAGCAGCTTCGAAATACACGTACCAACAGATTGGGATGTGGAGTCAGAGATGAGAGAGATTGGTTTAGGGGATGAACAAAGGAATGAGCACAGGCTTTCATTCCCTGCCCTCAGTCCTTCCCcgtcttttccaataacaataaCCTTTGTTGAAGGAGAAGGTAAACTGGATGACACTCCTAATCAAGAGCCTCCacttggatataaaaagtcaatTGGTAAAAATTCTGCCTGTCACGTTGAAACAAATGAAACTAAGGTAGTAGAACAGGAGAACATAGATGTACATTCACTTCCACCAGACTCCTTGTCTGGGCCACAGGAAAGCATGGCTCTTAAAGAGGCATTGCCATCTAATGTGAGTTTAGTCATGGTTGAGGACCAAAATTATGGAGATTCCCATGTATCAACTAAGTTATCCAGCCTCTCCCAAAGTAACTCTCACAAGGTCTCGGATCCACAGGCAGGGGAAGCAAGTCACAACACAGTCAGTCACAGTCCATCATTTGTTCAGACCCAGCTGCCTACCACTTATAATGCTGGATCTCGCTTAACAGAGCAATCGGAGATTAAGCAAGAGGCAGACGAGATATCCATTCAGACGGTAACGAGCCGACCAAACACTTCTATGACGAGAGGTAAAAGAGGACGAGGAAGCAAGGGTCGGGGAAAGAGACAACTTGGAAAAAGACGTTCTGCTGAAAACAGGCGTACAGAAGAGATGGTGGCCAATGAAGAAGACTGTCAGGTTGTCTTCGAGCTGTATTCACTAACAGGTAACAGTGAGGAAAAGAATGAAGACGTACTCAAAGACAGAAAAGCCATTAATGCCACTGCAACTTCCATGCACTCGGTCTTGAAGGAATCTTCCGAGGTTCAGGAAGTATACGTGTTACCACAACCTGTTACCGCGAGTGCTTCGGAGATGATGACATCAGAAAATGGTTCCCTAACTCAGAAGTCTGGAGAAGATGAAAAGAACAGTAGTTTCTCAAGTAGCTTAAGGAAGGGGAGAATCTCTGTACATCGCCAGAGTGGAATGAGAGGACAG GGCAATCTACAGTCAGATAGTGGATTAACTTCTGCTGGTACCTCTACTGATGTGAAAATAGAAGCCAGTCCATCGGTTCTCACAGCCCAAGATGTCCAAGCTAATGATGGAGATTTTTTGCAAGGAGTCCAGATGATTTTGGTAAAAGCGGAGGATCAGCCAATTTCAAACGATCCCCACATTGTACAGGAAGCTCAACATATGCAAATTAATCACAATGCATGTCTag AAAAGCACCTGGACCATTCCACAATTGGAATTTCCTCTGGTTCCCCTACAGTGGGTCAGTCTACTGCCAAGCAGTGTATTTTCTACCCtgtaaaggaggaggagggggagatgGTGGAGCCTCAAGTTAATATCCAAGGGACCTCAAGTTCAGAAGTTTTGGAAGAGAGGACCGGACCAT GGGGTGCACCTGGATTAGAGGAGTGTGAGGTCAGGATAGGATGCCCACAAATGGAAATGCACCCTAATTTATACTCCAGCACTGAAGAGG GCAATGTTGGTACGGAGCAACAGAgcactgaagacattttagAATTCCTTTCCCAAACATCAGATATGGAGGATTTGGTTAGTGACCCTTCTGATCCGGAAGCTGAAACTCATATTATGTCTTGTTACAATGGTATCTATGCCAATGGAGCAGTGCAACAGTGTGAAATGTCCAGCACTGAGCAGCATGCAAAACCCTCTAA aAATACAGGCTGTCCTGAAGCAGATGACAAACAGGAAGGCAGTAAAGAGCATTGTGAACCCATTGACTACTTCATTCAGTATTTTAGTTGGAATATATGGAAAGATATTGCAACTTGCACAGGGCAAGTGTCAAAATTGCCAAAGCCTGTTACTGAAAAGGAGGTGGCCCAGTTTGTAGGAATCCACATTGCAATGGGAACCCTAAAG TTTCCAAGTATGAAGTTGTACTGGGATGATTTCACCCGAGTGCCATTGATTGCTGATACCATGTCTGCAGCCATGTTTTCTGAACTTGCATCTAATCTAAGATTGGCCAGTCTTAAAGGGGACGGGCCAAACTGGAACGGACAGGATGCACATAAGGATCAGGATGCAAATAATTGCACAGAAATTTTGGTATCAAAGAAAGATCCCCTATGGAAAGTTCAGGCAATAGTGAACAGAGTTCGAGAAGGGTGTCAAACACTTAAACGAAATGGAAACTGTGGAGTTGACCAGTATCTCCTTCCTTTTCAGAGACACCCAACACACTCATTACATCACACAGTAATGATAAATGCTTCCGGATTGGTCATGGACTTTAGCTTGCGTGTCAGTGACTGTAACAGAGAGGAAATTGTTGAGAAAATGGTTTCTCAAGAAAAAAGTGATGATCAAGGAATGGTATTTCTTTGCAAGCCAGAGCTATCAACACCTTCCATGTTAGAGCATCTCCTAGAGGCAGGAGTGCGCAGTGCTGGCAAGGTTGGTGGTGCTAGGGGGCAAATAGGTGATGAGTTTGTCACTTCTGATGGGAAACTAAAACTGTTCAGATGCCATCATGGCTTTATTTTGTCAGCAGTAACAAAAGACAAGTCCCGCTCGACATCGCTTGTAAGTGGTTTTGAGAAGGCAATCAAAGCTGCAAACCTGAACCGAGATTTGAGAAGCCTTTATCGTACACCATGCACAAGCCCATCACCCAGTGCCTGGCCACAATCTGTACTTTGGGACCTTATTGATCTGGCATTAGTTAATTCTTGGCTACAGTACAAGCAAGATCAAAACCATCTTTCAGAGCTACTATCACTTATGGCATTCCGATTAGAAGTTTCCAAAGCTTTAATTCAATCCAACAATATTGCTGTGCAAGACTCCTCACCACCCCAATATCTTCCACCACCAATACAGCCTGGATCAAATGCATCCACAGGACGTTCGGATGTCTTTGAGACCCCTTTACCTGATGCAGCCACACGATATGATGGTTTGGGCCACTGGCCAGAACAACTTTCCGAGGGTGAAGAGGCTAGGTGTAGATTTGGAGGTTGCGAGCAAATGTCTAGAGTACGTTGTCTCAAATGCTGTGTTTTCCTCTGTATTTCTCGCAATCACAACTGCTTCCTGAAGTTTCACAGTCAAGGAACTACATGA